The genomic segment AACTACTTCAACTGAAAAAAAGcattacattttcatgtaaaagaaagaaaatacaatacaatttcATATCATACTATCGTTCcacaaaaaaagcatttcacattacaaaacatcaaatactaagggaaaaataaaaattattcaCAAAACTTCCTGAGCAAACAATGTGTGGTAGAGAGAATTAAATAGAAGAAATCATCAATAAATAAAGGATTGTTAGGTTTAAAGAATGTGATTCAAATTTTTCAAGATTAaatttctttaaaacattttgagtatTTGGATAAAATAGggtccttttttttgtaatttggcTCTTTTGCTgttacattgttttgtttttctttgaaatttCCTAGGCTACATGTGTTcgacttctttctttttttagtagAAATAAAACGTGTATGGCTCAAataaattcaatttattttctgttgaaatGAAcataatgtatggtgacatgACTTCAGCATTTCTTTCCCCTCGTTCTGTTAAAGTCAAGGGCAGTGTGgtgaacaaaacatttcaaataaccCAAATACAAAAGTGCAATTGATGCAAACGAACAACTGATTAGCCAACAACTATCATTTGTCTATGTTGTCATTAtgttttttgtctatttttttttcttttgcatttattGACTGAAACTGAAATGTGAGTTACTACTCCAATCTGCTTCAAGCGTTACACCGGTATTCAAAGTGTACGAATGGTTGAGATGTTAAGGCTTGTAAGcagtttaacagaaaaaaaactaaagtagatgtttgttttaaaaagtttactCCTTTCTTTTTCCCCTCTGAATGCTAGCAAAGGTTGAAATAAACaccagattatttttttttatctcagtcGTGATTTTTCAAAACCTGGCTCTGAGATTACAGCTACTGAGACAACAGTATTTCAAACAGTCATCAGAAACGTTTCCTCCTATGAAAATAATTGTACTGTATAATAAATTAGACACCATCCACATAATACTGTCCTACCACAAAACAGATTACTCGTATATTTTTATGGATTCATATACATTTAGGCACATACTATATGCACACTCCAGAGTGTGTGCACAGAAGGCAGTTTAAtatctatatttaaaaaaagacatcttgACAAAGTggactttttttgatttttgttgcactctTCTTGTGGCACGTTATCTGACATTCAGGTCACTAAATGATGTTGCATTTTTGCTCACTGTCACCTTGTTGCATTCAGCTGCTATTGTTTGAGAAGGAATAGGTACAGTACATTTGCATTGCATTTTCTTAATCCCAGTGGTCACTTTGTCTTACATTCAGTTTCCAATAAACAAAGCAAAAGCAATGCTTACAAATATTGAAGCTTCATCATTTTGgtagttttttttctaactctGAAGGGAGATCCAACTTAGGGtctaataatcataataataataataataataataataataataatatacgTTCTCAACACTAGATGGCGTAAGTATGCCATGAAATTGGAATGTGCTTCTATGTAATTTACAATGTGCAGAAACAGATTTCTTAAATATTAATCATTTACAATtctagaaataaataaaaatcaaggaaataaatacactgatgaacaaatataataataaatagcaataatataataatgacATGAACACATACAGATTAAAATCAAGCAAACCATACAAAATAATTAAGTGCAAGAGGGGGTAAAAATCTCACCAGGATAAACATATCAAGTGAATGCAGAAACAGAGAAAGCATTACAAATCCGGCTGGtcattttctctgcagtgtATTTACAGGGGAAATGCCAAACACATTTCCAAAAGCCTCGTCTTACACATGCAGCCAAGCCAGCACTCTTCAGTAAAATAGAGCTATCTAGTGCCATTATCCCAAGTCAAAGAAACCTCTTGGTAGCTCTACAGCTTAAACATGGATGCCCTTAATAGCCTGTTTGATATTATCCAAGAGGGCCTTGCACTCTGGAGAGTATTCATGCTCCGAGTTGTTGTACATATCAGTTAATGTGTTCACATAGGCTTCAAAATTATGCTCACTGATGGGTCCctgcaacaaaaacatgtgCGACTATTAGTGAaaacagcagagcagaaaaGACAATTTATAGAAAAATGAGATATCTTGCAGGACAGGTTAGATATAATGAGTGGTAGTGTAGTCTGTGGTCAAGGCTTACTGTACCATTTGAGGCAGCTGAATGTCAGTTAGACTGTTAATGAGAGCTTGGCTAAGGCGAGCGAGCTCCTTCAGGAGGCTGTCGTTGTGCTGTTCGATCATCTTGTTCTCCTCTTCAATTGTCTTCAGGTTACATTCCATAGACGAGATCTGCTTTCgggtacaaaaaaacaagacaacagtGTAAAATTGAGATCtaaaacttttcttcttctatgtcCTTAAAATGAAACTTGTCAGAGTAGATATTTACCTGGGTTTGAAGATGCATCATATCGGCTTCTATTTTCATGTTGGATTCATTCAGTTCATTAATTTCATGATCCAAATACTGAATATCCTCTTTGTTTTCAACACCTGAGTTAAAGCACAACATTCAATTTTTCACATTCAAACCGAAAACACAGATGCCAATACCAGTATGTATTTGGATCTAAACTACTTGAGTATTTCAAAGAATGTCAGAGTAACTTACCACTgcttgttttcagtttgatagtcatcatctcctcctctgagtGCTTTTTCTTGATACTCTGTGCATTCAGTGGGCAGCCCGACAAGCTAGTTGAGCAGGTCATAAAGGACAATATTTTAGGTCGGAGGATATCACAAAAGTTAAGCATCAATAGAGACTGTTAATGAGAGTGAAGCTGCCATAGAAAGAAAGCAACATGTCGACCGGCTGTATTGTTTCAAGATAAAATGGAGGACAGGCGACCTCACCTTCTGTGAGTGGCAAACACATTATTGGCATGTCCAAGGCCATTGCAGCCAGGCAAGGGACAATGGGGCAGTTCCTGTTTATTGGCCTTCCAGGCAAAGGGCAGCCCATTGACGGACGactccttctgtcttttggcAGCGAGTGGACAACTGCCTGCGCTGCGATGGGATGTGTATTTTCCCGATATATGGCCCTGCCCGTCACATCCGATTACTGGACACCTACCAGAGAAAGACATTCAGAGCGACGCTGTAAACCTGCAAACGCTGCTGATTCACACGGGGGGGAAAATATGACTAACTTGCATTTAATAATATTTCTAAGCTgcagacaaaaaacaagaacatttaaCTGCTCAGAGAAAAATAaccacatcattaaaaaaaaacaaatctctctTTCAATAACTAGACCGGAAGATTTGTTAACCATTAAGTTGATTAATCCAGCCAAATGCTGATTAAAAATAAAGTCGCCAAAACTAGAAATAATCGCATTAACTATAAGTTACTAATCCACTAAAACTTGGGGTGGAACACGCGCTCTGTTCAGTGCGTGCATTTGGAGGTTGCTGATATTTGTGCTTGAAAACATAACTCTGAATATCATTAAGAGTTTGTCAGTTGGAATCCAGGCCTGTTTTCTGCAGGTCAGTAATGGAGTGACATGAATTACAGATAATTGTCATGGATCCCCTCATGCGAAAGAACGTAATTTAGGGGGTGGCTAACCCTTTCCCTTATTGATAAAGGTGAGAGGTCACCTGAGATGATACAAATAGCACACATGCTGCAGAGTGCTGCTGCAAAAAGCCTGTTTCAGCATTTTGTTACTCGACAGCAGCGCAGCACTTAGAGGACAAAACaacagcagtcccattacttccAACCAGCACAGGTAGGTAGCTTGATGCAAGGCACCAGGACAATGGAGCCATGCCATATGGCCCACTATTTACAATAATCTAGGGACATTTGCTTCCatccccctttctctccctttctctcttagTGTGTATGAGATCTATTCCAGTCTAATTCCTAAGCTCGTGGCCTTGCATTagtaattaaaaagaaaaaaatctgtgtcCAGATGTATAAGTAAACAAGAGCTCATATATCTGACTTTGGATTTAACTGCAAATCAATtacattatttccttttttcaatAACACTTTCCCAGACAGTGATTAAGCTGCAAATGAGAGCGATGCCATCAGAGCGGGCAATTCAACATTTTCTTAATATAGTATAATTACAAAAAAGCACTCAGGGAGGAGTAATAAGCAAGATAGTCCATTCAGAAAataggaaaaatacaaaaaccccgggaaaaaaaaatcccacaaaaACACGCAGCTAATCCTTAGAAAATAATTCACTAATGTTACGGCAAGAGAagaattattttctttgtttaacttAATGGCCTCCAGGTATAAAGCcacaggcacaaacacataACGCATTTTcacaatgtttttcttgttttattttccaaacaaaaaaacatgacagcatgggatgagggggaaaaaatctcTTACTTAAGCTCTTGCTCATCTTTGTCATCCTTGTTTGGTGTGAGCTTCAAACCTCCCTTTCTGGCACGTGGACATCCTGACAAGCTAAAGACGATTGGAGACAGTACGGGTTAATGTGAGGAAAAATAAAGCAGCTGAATTGTTACTGGCAGCTTTATAAGGTATGCCGAGTTTGAGGTTGAACATGTTTAAACAAATCTgaatctataaataaataaataaaaatgttgaagcATTAAGTTAATTTATTCTTTCCAATAGCTCAAAGCAACCTGACAAAGTCTCAAATCTGAGTGTACTTTGATTGTTTAACAAGAAAATCCTGTGCAGAGAAATTCATCTGAAGGATGTATGGTAAAGACAGCCAAGTAAATCAATAAGCACAAGAAATCAAAAAGTGCAGCATGTTTGCAGCATAAAGTGAGACTTTCACCATCTGTTTGAATGTCATGCATCtgataaatgtatttcatgCTCAGTTGCGACGATTTCTCTGTGCTACCTTCTGTGCGAAGCATAGTTCCCAGTCACATGTCCAGATCCATCACAACCAGGTGTTGGGCACCTGCAGGttgagagacacagagaccaGGTGCTTTTTACAGCAAAAGACTGCGAGCAGAGCGCTGGATTCATGCTAATATGCAGAAAGAGAGtagaaaaagcaaaaacaacttCATGTGGAGTTCATGGAAATTGTCGCATAATATTTAGtagaaaaagggaagaaaaaagtttttaaaaaaaaggaaagcattGACCCAAAGCTGAGGTAAAAACAAGCTGCCTAGTTCAACGTGATAAATCCTTTAGCAACAATAACAGTTTTCAAAACACATACTTTAGTTCCTGAGAGTTGGCTGCCATCAGTGATTTGAGTGTTTTGTCAGCCAGGGGACATCCAGACACACTAGAGAGGATAAAGAGCTAACAGTCATTTTAATGCACTCTTTGATCACAGTTGAATTGAATAATCTTAATACAATGTCCCAATGCATatttatactacattatatgaAAACACAATTCCACTTCCTTGTCAGGAGAAAGCTTTTTCTTGTCAgcgtgttttttaaaaagtgacgTTTGATATTAAACTCTACGAGCTATGTGACAAGTTTGCAACTGTAATAATCAACAACATTTCAGCACTCAGCACTGTTTCCCCCCTCTTGTCTTTATATCGGCTAGCTTGTACTAATGAGATAGTAATTAATTATGGTACCTCCGATGTGATGCATAATTCCCCGTCACATGGCCGCTGCCGTCACAGCCTGGGGTCGGACAGCTGCAGGAGAACACAaagcatttaatgcacagattACTCCACTTCCCACAGACTTTGCCAGGCttgaactgatttttttaattatttttttttacactaacaACCTTTTCATTGGTATTATAGAGAGTTAGTACAGCAGGAAGTTTAGTAGAAAATGATTTTGCTCAACATCGGGTTTAATGTTTCTGAAAGTGACTGAAGAGATCTGAGGGGGGTTGCTGTGCTGCGGAAACTACAGGATCCTACTTTTTCTTGTCGTGTGATTCTCAAGAGGAGAGCCAGCAGAGCATGCACTCTAACTACAAGAGTGAAGAGTTGTAAGCTTTTACAGGACATACAGGGAGGAAACTCACTTCAAATAGATACATTTCTTCTCCACAAGAACCTGCAGAAACCAGTTATAACGATGTGTgagtttcagtgtgttttcacTCACTTTATCAAACTATCCTATTGAAACaaaggtatgtttttttttgttttttttggcttaaACTCCTTTGGTAAATGCTGACCATCTGCCAACTAGAAGGGAGGCTCACATTATACACAGCTGACTGGAGAAAGATGCCTCTAGATGTTTCCATTCTTCATACCTCAAAAGCTCTTTCTTTGAATCTCGTAACAGCAGCTTGGCTTTGGGACTCAGCATGCTGCCGTCTCCTTGATAGTGCTGGTCCTCCAAAGAGATGTGATCGTAATCctcctgcagagaaagaaacaagcaaaaacatGGCTTTAACTGTCTATCAGGAGCCTGACCACAATCTGCAATGACCTAAAAGTGAATAATTAATGAAAAGCCCTGAATAATACTCTTAAAACACAAACCCTGAGGGTTAGAGTGCAAAGCAGAGAGATTATACTTAAGGATACTTATACTGTAGTAAACCATACATCCATTTAAAGTCACACGTAATCCACATAGTATTTATCATGTATAGCCATGAAGTatggatttcctttttttttttttttttcaactgccaAGATTGTGCAGTCACCAGATGTTGTCTATGTTTCCAAAGCAGGTCAGATGTAGTGTGATACCTCAGGATATGAACAACAAATGAAAACCCACTGAGAGGAAAACATTACATAAACAATATTAAGAATTATTTAGACCTGATCAACACCTGTACTCAgtgtaaaacatattttaaaaagtaaaaatattctCATAAATATTCTCCATGTATCTTTTTTTGAATGGCAGAACCTTGAATTTCCCACATTTTCTGGGCATTTGGTGATTTCAGaagtgtatttatatattttaaagtcacTCAACTATTTAGCAAGATTCTAGTATTTATAtgataaagagacaaaaaaccTGGCTATTTTCACGTGTCTTTATTCtatgtttttttaactaaaacTACCTATagtcaagaaaaaaatggattgtttttagtattttagaCTCAATTTGACAACTTTTAGGCCACAAACTTGTCCATAACAAGAAGAgtgagtatttttttaattcctaaaaaacaatgaaaggaCTTTAAAACAGTGTTTCATGTCAAATTAACTCAGATAACTTGATTATTCCTATAAATTCCTGTTAAGGCCTACACTGGGAGTTCTtatattgttattttagtcaatttagttttttaataTTAGAAGAAACTCACAGAAGATGTAACTGTAAGGCTccgtttgatttaaaaataagagAAATCAAGGGGGGTGTTTGGGGACTAAGGTCCTGAGTATTTCTGATTTACTGTTTCCAGCATTTTTCACCAGAAACAGGGCTCCattgtccatctttatttttttggtctATTAGTGCAACTCTggtttatttttgctttgtAAAAGGAACTTCCTTTGTTTGGTCACATGTAGGTACCCTCCTTTTGAGCCTCAAATGTTCATTATTTGTCATTCACATTTCCCAGCACTTGGTGCATATTTGACATTTGTAGGAAAAACATCTAATGTGGCagttgttcagttttttttccccttacctCTGGCTCCTGTAAAAGGTGTGCTTTGCTGAAGTTGACAGGGACGGGGCTCTCCCagctgtctctctcacacagtgGCTGGTAGAAGGCGGGGCTGATGAGCATGCTCCCCCCTTTGGCCACAGAGGGCTCGGACAGGGACAGCGGGTCTTCCAGAGGTGTTTTtgctttgacattttctttgcaCTTCTTCATACTCAAGTCCAGGGTTCCATTTTCATCCACCTCTATGAGCATGTCCTGAGGACAAAGTAGCTGAATTCTTAATGTCAAATCCACGAttacacatcaaaacaacacactgCTGTAAAAGTGTACAAAAAGGATGCCTGGTACATCATTGCAGTGTGTGCTACcatatgaaaacaaataaattggGGGATAAAAATAGAACCTATCTTCTAATTACACTTAAAgcaatgtaaataaaacagtatGATGTCTCATTTATATGACAGCAGCGATATGGTAAACTTGAACCAGACAACATTTCTctgtaaacatgaaaaaaaattgtcttgAAAcgcagcacaaacaaacaatgcattTAAATAATACATACAGCGGTTATCTGACACCAGACAAAGTACCAAACTAAGCCAGCGTTAATTCTgctgaacacaaaaaaataatcactgGTGTGTAGTTTTTCAGTGACAGCTGTGTCATCTGTTTTCTAGGACACACAACCAAGATGGCAgctgggagggaggggggttgggagggggtggggggggcaggCTGGTTTTAGGTCATCGTTATTATagcaaaaattaaaaagctTAATGTGGCATAAGTTTCCCCGCTGACAGATGTGTTTGTCGTTTCTGCGCTGAAACGCAATCGCATGATGACTTATGGCTGTTTTATGGTATTAAAAGTTTTACCTCATTAAATGCTGAAATCCCTTTTCCATAAACGAAACCAATTATTCAACGCATATGTTTCATTAAACCCTATACATCATTATTTTTTGGTAACAAAGGGGAGCTTTTCAAATTAATTAAAGGGGATCATTTACATGGACGTTGGATGTGGCTGTCCACTTTAATTATCCAGCCATTTGTGTGCACATAGTCAAAATTACACCAGTGCAAAACTAAAAGAatttctgtcatttattttaattagtatttttttaactgcatcaaaaaacaaaaactcaggATAAAGTTCTTAAATTTTTGCAATGATTCAAGACCCAATGATGTCTTCTAAGCGCCTGATAAACAAAATGAGCTTGAATTTACACTCTTAAGACGAGCTATTTGGCCCTCTCAGCGTGATATTTCAACATGCCATATAcatatgcagataagttaaagCATCCGACGACATATAACACTCTAAATATGGCCCCTCTTTTTTCAGACCTGAAAGCTGTTCTTTATTTTGTACGTCTCTCCAAGACAACTAAGCTGCAAACGAGAACAGATGATTAACTTGCTAACACTGTTTTATTCATTCAGTGGGCTGGTACCTGGTACAAGGCCACATTCTCAGCTCAACAAGCTGGGAGACAAGGATCTGTGCTGTGTAGGTGTGGAAACCTTGAATCATCTACAGTACAGTGTGCACGTATGTAACCCACAGAATGCAATCAATATTAATCATAAAGAGAGTTAAGAGAAATGTGAACACAATGCCACATCGCCAGAGATAATGACAGCAGACGAGTTTGGATTTAGTGTGAATTAAACTTTTCAGATGTTAACTCCTTCAGCTGATTGATTTAATCCAGTAAAACGCTCTTAAAGACGTTCGTGTGTAGACACACAGCCTATGCTGGATCATATAACTAAGCAAAATATCCTCTGCCATCTGCAGTGGGCAAGATGCAGTTTCAGACAACAGTTCAGGGTTTTTACATGCCAGCTGATGTCGAACAAAATACACGACCACATGTTTACTAAAAAAGAATATTCAAGTAGTTGTAATTGGGAAAGAAGGctgattgttttttcttcttttcatgtGATTACACAAATTTTCATTTGTGTACATTAAAGCTTTATAGAGTGGAACCCTCCTTGTTTTTCTGCCACCAGAGCGCCCAGCTCCCTTTGCCAAATTCTGTCTTTTGATGTCTTCCCTTTTTATACACAAATCAGAGTTCCTTTAAAATGACCACATTAAATACCTTTCCAAGTGGTCTAATTTGATTACCTTTGTGGAGGTTGCCAAGGGCCGGCCGGCAACAGCCTCCATGTTCTTCCGGTAGCGAGTAGAGAGGTTAAGGATGGCCGCAGTCGCTGCTGCCGCTTGGAGACCATCTTCTTTTTTGAATTGACTCGGGGGGCTGTGCTGACCAGAGGTGGGCAGGCGGCCACCTGGAGCTCCAAGGAAGCCAGGATACTGCTGTGGTGCTAAAGACAAATAATTAGCGAATAATTTAGTTACTGAGACACCAGGTGTTCTACTCAAACTTAATagtgcaaaaacatttcaaacagatgCATCCTTGAAGCTAAACAAAAGCCACGATGAAAGAGGGTGTGCATACAATATGTTAAGGAACAAATTCCTTGTTTCTAAGTAAAATAAAGCGTACAACACTTACAGTCAGGGAAATGAGACATTTCTGGGTCCTGGTTAGTCCCCATTAGAGGCTGTTTGCCGAAGACCTGCGCATCAAAGCTGGCATAATCAAAGCGGATTCTGCTGTACTTGTACTTGTCCATGTCTTTTGTCAGGCTCGTTTGCAAGGCTGCTACTGGGTGAGAGAGCCTGTAGTTCAACTGGTTCATCTCAAACTTCTTTATCAGGCCCATGGCTCTACAaggagacaaattaaaaaacaaataaatatatattgtatTGTCAAAAACTGGTACCCTGCAATAAAAAAGCAATAACAAGTGCCCAACAGGCTCATATTAAGCACTTAAGCATAGACATTGTTTTAAAGCATTCAGGGATGCCAGTGCTTTTGTACACATAGAGTCTGGGATCTGATGTGTGTTGTAGATCCACAGCCAGGTTGCCAGACTAATTAATATAGTAGGAGTGGGCATGCTGCCCATGATATATCCACAGGGAACAAAGAGTTCTGCTCTTTTATCATCTCTAATAGAGAGGAACTCACAGGACCAGCAACCGTTGCGTATGTCTGCTTGGAAAGCTGGAAATAGTCTGTGTGTGCTCTGCTGGGATCAGGGAATAAAAATATCCCACACTCTACTCAACAATAATAGtgtttatcacttttttttttttttgcataaccTCAGTTCTGCTTTTACAACTTCAGTCCACAAcggagctaaaaaaaaaaaaattctggatGCGTGTTGAAATTATTTTGTGACCACATTGAAAGCAGTGGAAATCTTCCATGTTATCTGGCAGTGTGTACCTGGGTGAGCGGTCAGGTGTTTGTCTGCATTTCAGGCTCTCGTCCTGAGGTTTGGAGACTTTGACTGCAGCAGCGATGGGGCAGCCTGAGAGACTGGTTTTGAGGGGAAATCAAACACATTAGCCTCATACTGCAACTCATCTGTGAGTATTGTGCagattttttaatgattatctCCTGTGGATTTACCTTCGATGGGTGCTACGGTTGCTGTTGACATGGCCTCTTCCTGTGCACCCAGGGGTGGGGCACTTGAGGACGTTCTCATGCATCGCCAAGACTGAGGGGACGAGGAGAGACAAAGGAGATTAGGAGACTGTAAGACGTAATCAAGCTTAAACACATATACTGAGCATtctggaaataaaacaaacacattttcatgtgCTAAACGGTGATTTATGTTGGTGGCTGGTGCATTAGAGCCTATAGAGCAAAGATcctacagagacagaaagaggagaaaaaagcaAAAGGCTTCCTCATTGTGAGGAATTCTGTAATGTGGCTGAAATGTAAATAGCTTAGTGCAAAGAGGAGCGTAACAAGACAGCTGATTATATTCTTCAAAACAAACGCGTCGTTAAAGGTCCGCTCTGTATCCTTAGAAACTTCTTCTCTGTGCACATTCTCCAATTAGTTTGTTGGAGTTgtctatttatttttgaatacaGCGTTAGCTAGCCCTTTGATTTGCAAATACTGCCTCCAGACTAAGAGCACGCGcttttttgaaaaagttaaTTACTTTTTCTGTTCCTTTTGTAACATTACTGTTTAATGTCGGATGTTTGTTGAGTTATATTGAAATGACTTAACAATCGCCAACGTGAGGAGGGGCGGGGGGAAGAATTCAACATTCATATATTACAACGCATTATgagaaaaggagagggagagaaaatccTGTAAATTTGTTTGAAAAGTTTCTCGTACATCTTTGAATTGAAGTGAATGTGTAagcatgtctttttttgtctttgggtTTGTGCTAAAGAGGATTTCAATGAGTGTGATAGTAAATCCTAAAACTGACAGCGGTTATAAGTATAACTGACTTTCTGC from the Labrus bergylta chromosome 4, fLabBer1.1, whole genome shotgun sequence genome contains:
- the st18 gene encoding suppression of tumorigenicity 18 protein isoform X9; its protein translation is MARKRSAQEGVQGAPVNKRKSLLMKPRHYSPSEACEEESEDLAPPKDKEELRNIDTPADENVTAINGVDHKNGCYDAAAKSSDSIGWSEVTSDGSPQCEPDTSERLMDEDEEELLKSNVEEDQSHNKMSRTSSPRSLYEDMREAEWEPLSLSAKVNGPGYSPSRASEDRNGLMKETPHPEFGGLLARANLFQAEALRYKPLPTEEDSEGEAEAERPPRLDGWALGLHERGLEMDHGRVNFSLLEQAIALQTEQRQVLHHAYREMDRFLLEQMSNERRHHRMMDMDGRLNYHGGKDSPRTDKKDIKCPTPGCDGTGHVTGLYPHHRSLSGCPHKVRVPPEILAMHENVLKCPTPGCTGRGHVNSNRSTHRSLSGCPIAAAVKVSKPQDESLKCRQTPDRSPRAMGLIKKFEMNQLNYRLSHPVAALQTSLTKDMDKYKYSRIRFDYASFDAQVFGKQPLMGTNQDPEMSHFPDSPQQYPGFLGAPGGRLPTSGQHSPPSQFKKEDGLQAAAATAAILNLSTRYRKNMEAVAGRPLATSTKDMLIEVDENGTLDLSMKKCKENVKAKTPLEDPLSLSEPSVAKGGSMLISPAFYQPLCERDSWESPVPVNFSKAHLLQEPEEDYDHISLEDQHYQGDGSMLSPKAKLLLRDSKKELLSCPTPGCDGSGHVTGNYASHRSVSGCPLADKTLKSLMAANSQELNMNPALCSQSFAVKSTWSLCLSTCRCPTPGCDGSGHVTGNYASHRSLSGCPRARKGGLKLTPNKDDKDEQELKCPVIGCDGQGHISGKYTSHRSAGSCPLAAKRQKESSVNGLPFAWKANKQELPHCPLPGCNGLGHANNVFATHRSLSGCPLNAQSIKKKHSEEEMMTIKLKTSSGVENKEDIQYLDHEINELNESNMKIEADMMHLQTQQISSMECNLKTIEEENKMIEQHNDSLLKELARLSQALINSLTDIQLPQMGPISEHNFEAYVNTLTDMYNNSEHEYSPECKALLDNIKQAIKGIHV
- the st18 gene encoding suppression of tumorigenicity 18 protein isoform X1, yielding MKGADKAIVAKSFGKWKSSSLRSRTMEKPDEPSEESKEESLSNCTCEAPQLGKKPVDNELHYHLLRKNKWENIDQTGQCGSGILSYRVLGKLRSKMDSEGEEQTLKACNGSTGLADCITEIHSPYGSMARKRSAQEGVQGAPVNKRKSLLMKPRHYSPSEACEEESEDLAPPKDKEELRNIDTPADENVTAINGVDHKNGCYDAAAKSSDSIGWSEVTSDGSPQCEPDTSERLMDEDEEELLKSNVEEDQSHNKMSRTSSPRSLYEDMREAEWEPLSLSAKVNGPGYSPSRASEDRNGLMKETPHPEFGGLLARANLFQAEALRYKPLPTEEDSEGEAEAERPPRLDGWALGLHERGLEMDHGRVNFSLLEQAIALQTEQRQVLHHAYREMDRFLLEQMSNERRHHRMMDMDGRLNYHGGKDSPRTDKKDIKCPTPGCDGTGHVTGLYPHHRSLSGCPHKVRVPPEILAMHENVLKCPTPGCTGRGHVNSNRSTHRSLSGCPIAAAVKVSKPQDESLKCRQTPDRSPRAMGLIKKFEMNQLNYRLSHPVAALQTSLTKDMDKYKYSRIRFDYASFDAQVFGKQPLMGTNQDPEMSHFPDSPQQYPGFLGAPGGRLPTSGQHSPPSQFKKEDGLQAAAATAAILNLSTRYRKNMEAVAGRPLATSTKDMLIEVDENGTLDLSMKKCKENVKAKTPLEDPLSLSEPSVAKGGSMLISPAFYQPLCERDSWESPVPVNFSKAHLLQEPEEDYDHISLEDQHYQGDGSMLSPKAKLLLRDSKKELLSCPTPGCDGSGHVTGNYASHRSVSGCPLADKTLKSLMAANSQELNMNPALCSQSFAVKSTWSLCLSTCRCPTPGCDGSGHVTGNYASHRSLSGCPRARKGGLKLTPNKDDKDEQELKCPVIGCDGQGHISGKYTSHRSAGSCPLAAKRQKESSVNGLPFAWKANKQELPHCPLPGCNGLGHANNVFATHRSLSGCPLNAQSIKKKHSEEEMMTIKLKTSSGVENKEDIQYLDHEINELNESNMKIEADMMHLQTQQISSMECNLKTIEEENKMIEQHNDSLLKELARLSQALINSLTDIQLPQMGPISEHNFEAYVNTLTDMYNNSEHEYSPECKALLDNIKQAIKGIHV
- the st18 gene encoding suppression of tumorigenicity 18 protein isoform X6, translating into MKKGKITYNELHYHLLRKNKWENIDQTGQCGSGILSYRVLGKLRSKMDSEGEEQTLKACNGSTGLADCITEIHSPYGSMARKRSAQEGVQGAPVNKRKSLLMKPRHYSPSEACEEESEDLAPPKDKEELRNIDTPADENVTAINGVDHKNGCYDAAAKSSDSIGWSEVTSDGSPQCEPDTSERLMDEDEEELLKSNVEEDQSHNKMSRTSSPRSLYEDMREAEWEPLSLSAKVNGPGYSPSRASEDRNGLMKETPHPEFGGLLARANLFQAEALRYKPLPTEEDSEGEAEAERPPRLDGWALGLHERGLEMDHGRVNFSLLEQAIALQTEQRQVLHHAYREMDRFLLEQMSNERRHHRMMDMDGRLNYHGGKDSPRTDKKDIKCPTPGCDGTGHVTGLYPHHRSLSGCPHKVRVPPEILAMHENVLKCPTPGCTGRGHVNSNRSTHRSLSGCPIAAAVKVSKPQDESLKCRQTPDRSPRAMGLIKKFEMNQLNYRLSHPVAALQTSLTKDMDKYKYSRIRFDYASFDAQVFGKQPLMGTNQDPEMSHFPDSPQQYPGFLGAPGGRLPTSGQHSPPSQFKKEDGLQAAAATAAILNLSTRYRKNMEAVAGRPLATSTKDMLIEVDENGTLDLSMKKCKENVKAKTPLEDPLSLSEPSVAKGGSMLISPAFYQPLCERDSWESPVPVNFSKAHLLQEPEEDYDHISLEDQHYQGDGSMLSPKAKLLLRDSKKELLSCPTPGCDGSGHVTGNYASHRSVSGCPLADKTLKSLMAANSQELNMNPALCSQSFAVKSTWSLCLSTCRCPTPGCDGSGHVTGNYASHRSLSGCPRARKGGLKLTPNKDDKDEQELKCPVIGCDGQGHISGKYTSHRSAGSCPLAAKRQKESSVNGLPFAWKANKQELPHCPLPGCNGLGHANNVFATHRSLSGCPLNAQSIKKKHSEEEMMTIKLKTSSGVENKEDIQYLDHEINELNESNMKIEADMMHLQTQQISSMECNLKTIEEENKMIEQHNDSLLKELARLSQALINSLTDIQLPQMGPISEHNFEAYVNTLTDMYNNSEHEYSPECKALLDNIKQAIKGIHV